In Curtobacterium sp. L6-1, a genomic segment contains:
- a CDS encoding GNAT family N-acetyltransferase, which yields MSLEVRNDTDKNQYSLVEDGSVIGLAAYEVDGDEIRFVHTEVDPEHRGGGHASMLVQHALDDVRANSDRRVVPQCSYVAAWVERHPDYQELTAR from the coding sequence ATGAGTCTCGAAGTCCGCAACGACACCGACAAGAACCAGTACTCCCTCGTCGAGGACGGCAGCGTCATCGGCCTCGCCGCCTACGAGGTGGACGGCGACGAGATCCGCTTCGTGCACACCGAGGTGGACCCCGAGCACCGTGGCGGCGGGCACGCGTCGATGCTCGTCCAGCACGCCCTCGACGACGTGCGCGCGAACTCCGACCGCCGCGTGGTCCCCCAGTGCAGCTACGTCGCCGCGTGGGTCGAGCGTCACCCGGACTACCAGGAGCTCACCGCCCGCTGA
- a CDS encoding lipoate--protein ligase family protein: MHGEYKVPGGKLVVVDLEVVDGRIDQFRLAGDFFLEPDDALPLIDAGVNGLRADTDAAGIAAAVRHALPEDAVLLGFTPEAVGVAVRRALSRASSWRDYEWQVVHEGPVSPNEHLALDQVLTEEVGAGRRGPTLRIWEWDQPAVVIGSFQSLRNEVDPAGAEKYGVQVVRRISGGGAMFMDAGAVISYSLYVPTDLVQGMTFADSYAYLDEWVIEALKSLGIEAYYQPLNDITSTKGKIGGAAQKRLGTGSLLHHATMSYDMDGEKMVQVLRIGREKMSDKGTTSAAKRVDPLRSQTGLPRAEVIERLIGTFTKLYGATEGHVTDAERQRAQELVETKFSTREWLERVP; encoded by the coding sequence ATGCACGGTGAGTACAAGGTCCCCGGAGGGAAACTCGTCGTCGTCGACCTGGAGGTCGTCGACGGCAGGATCGACCAGTTCCGGCTGGCGGGTGACTTCTTCCTCGAGCCGGACGACGCACTGCCGCTCATCGACGCGGGTGTGAACGGCCTGCGTGCCGACACCGACGCCGCGGGGATCGCCGCGGCCGTCCGGCACGCACTCCCCGAGGACGCGGTACTGCTCGGCTTCACGCCCGAGGCCGTCGGGGTCGCCGTGCGGCGGGCCCTCTCGCGGGCGTCATCGTGGCGGGACTACGAGTGGCAGGTCGTCCACGAGGGGCCGGTCAGCCCGAACGAGCACCTCGCGCTCGACCAGGTCCTCACCGAGGAGGTCGGCGCGGGCCGTCGCGGACCCACCCTGCGCATCTGGGAGTGGGACCAGCCCGCGGTCGTCATCGGGTCCTTCCAGTCGCTCAGGAACGAGGTCGACCCGGCCGGTGCCGAGAAGTACGGCGTCCAGGTCGTCCGCCGCATCTCGGGCGGCGGCGCGATGTTCATGGACGCCGGAGCCGTGATCTCGTACTCGCTGTACGTGCCGACCGACCTCGTGCAGGGCATGACCTTCGCCGACTCGTACGCCTACCTGGACGAGTGGGTCATCGAGGCGCTGAAGTCCCTGGGCATCGAGGCGTACTACCAGCCGCTCAACGACATCACGTCGACGAAGGGGAAGATCGGCGGGGCCGCGCAGAAGCGCCTCGGCACCGGGTCGCTCCTGCACCACGCCACCATGAGCTACGACATGGACGGCGAGAAGATGGTCCAGGTGCTCCGCATCGGTCGCGAGAAGATGAGCGACAAGGGGACCACGAGCGCGGCGAAGCGGGTCGACCCGCTGCGGTCGCAGACCGGGCTGCCCCGCGCCGAGGTCATCGAGCGGCTCATCGGCACGTTCACGAAGCTCTACGGGGCGACCGAGGGACACGTCACCGACGCCGAGCGGCAGCGGGCGCAGGAGCTCGTGGAAACGAAGTTCTCGACGCGGGAGTGGCTCGAGCGGGTGCCCTGA
- a CDS encoding SMP-30/gluconolactonase/LRE family protein: MHTDLRSATDVVTGIRFPEGNRWHDGRLWYSDMHTGEVFSVDPDSADGPRVETRVDGQSSGLGWLPDGRLVVSAMESRTIVAVQEDATTSVFADLSTVESSLLNDLVVDEATGRTYVGAFGYDLYGGEELRPGPLYVVEPDGSARLAADGLVFPNSANVLPGTRTLVVSETWGGRLTAFDIAADGSLGGRRTWATLPEGVTPDGSTVDVEGAIWVCSVDTGEFLRVVEGGTVTDRVDAPGRCAIDCALGGAEGRTLYLATADSYDPATTVRTRAGRISAVRVDVPGR, from the coding sequence ATGCACACCGACCTGCGCTCCGCGACCGACGTCGTGACCGGCATCCGCTTCCCCGAGGGCAACCGCTGGCACGACGGGCGGCTCTGGTACTCGGACATGCACACCGGCGAGGTGTTCTCCGTCGACCCGGACAGCGCCGACGGCCCGCGCGTCGAGACGCGCGTCGACGGCCAGTCGTCCGGACTGGGCTGGCTGCCCGACGGTCGGCTCGTCGTCAGCGCGATGGAGTCGCGGACGATCGTGGCAGTGCAGGAGGACGCGACGACCTCGGTGTTCGCGGACCTGTCGACGGTCGAGTCGTCGCTCCTCAACGACCTGGTGGTGGACGAGGCCACCGGTCGGACGTACGTCGGCGCGTTCGGCTACGACCTCTACGGCGGCGAGGAGCTGCGCCCCGGGCCGCTCTACGTCGTCGAGCCGGACGGTTCCGCCCGACTGGCGGCCGACGGACTGGTCTTCCCGAACAGCGCGAACGTGCTGCCCGGCACCCGCACCCTGGTCGTCAGCGAGACCTGGGGCGGCCGACTGACGGCGTTCGACATCGCGGCGGACGGGTCCCTGGGCGGTCGACGGACCTGGGCGACGCTGCCCGAGGGGGTCACGCCGGACGGCAGCACCGTCGACGTCGAGGGGGCGATCTGGGTCTGCTCGGTCGACACCGGCGAGTTCCTCCGCGTCGTCGAGGGCGGCACGGTCACGGACCGCGTCGACGCCCCCGGCCGGTGTGCGATCGACTGCGCACTCGGCGGTGCCGAGGGTCGCACGCTCTACCTGGCGACGGCGGACAGCTACGACCCGGCGACCACGGTGCGGACCCGCGCAGGCCGGATCAGCGCGGTGCGTGTGGACGTGCCCGGGCGGTGA
- the lepB gene encoding signal peptidase I, whose translation MGETTTPRRAQRPNSMLRFLRDLAIIVVAALLVSFLVKTFLMRSFSIPSGSMRDTLQIEDHVIVNELATVHRGDVVVFHDPGGWLDATRTVEGRTAQQRSLLADALGVVGLGPGRDDHLVKRVIGLPGDHVRCCNALGQMEVNGVPLTEPYVRVPAGRPASGEPFDVMVPAGELWVMGDNRYESADSRAHQGLPSRGFVPEREVVGRAVVVSWPLQRWSWVDDHHDVFAGTERGGRDEDRRHSP comes from the coding sequence ATGGGGGAGACGACGACACCGCGCAGGGCGCAGCGCCCGAACAGCATGCTCCGGTTCCTGCGTGACCTGGCGATCATCGTGGTGGCGGCGCTCCTGGTGTCGTTCCTCGTGAAGACGTTCCTGATGCGCTCGTTCTCCATCCCCTCGGGCTCGATGCGGGACACCCTGCAGATCGAGGACCACGTCATCGTCAACGAGCTCGCCACCGTGCACCGCGGCGACGTCGTCGTGTTCCACGACCCGGGAGGCTGGCTCGACGCGACGCGGACCGTCGAGGGCCGGACGGCGCAGCAGCGGTCCCTCCTCGCCGACGCGCTCGGTGTCGTCGGACTCGGTCCGGGCCGCGACGACCACCTGGTCAAGCGGGTGATCGGTCTGCCGGGCGACCACGTCCGGTGCTGCAACGCGCTCGGGCAGATGGAAGTGAACGGCGTCCCGCTCACCGAGCCCTACGTCCGTGTCCCGGCCGGCCGGCCGGCGTCCGGGGAGCCCTTCGACGTGATGGTGCCCGCCGGGGAACTCTGGGTGATGGGCGACAACCGGTACGAGTCCGCGGACTCACGTGCCCACCAGGGGCTGCCCTCCAGGGGGTTCGTCCCGGAGCGGGAGGTCGTGGGCCGCGCGGTCGTCGTCTCGTGGCCGTTGCAGCGGTGGTCGTGGGTGGACGACCACCACGACGTCTTCGCCGGGACCGAGCGCGGCGGCCGGGACGAGGACCGCCGGCACTCGCCGTGA
- a CDS encoding helix-turn-helix domain-containing protein, protein MGRQGSGGPNAFSRAVVDAVDDLRVQRGVSTPALIERAGFSRGYYYKRTRGETPFSTNDVQTIAEALGVPIRTLLEPAIAASDRRDEPGSDRPDAALLGYRLRKLVALHVARTPAPPVDRAVRAAVAKRGRLLAGADWEQLLTGGPTEVSDDDLRAVAEFFDVPAEYLLRVAMPGIVDVLDARLEVETALAETGVGIAARSVNAASPAELLAIAEAIRTAAPTERGSR, encoded by the coding sequence GTGGGCAGACAGGGCAGCGGCGGACCGAACGCGTTCTCGAGGGCGGTCGTGGACGCCGTCGACGACCTGCGCGTCCAGCGTGGTGTCTCGACGCCGGCCCTCATCGAGCGGGCCGGGTTCAGCCGGGGATACTACTACAAGCGGACCCGGGGCGAGACGCCGTTCAGCACCAACGACGTGCAGACCATCGCCGAGGCCCTCGGCGTCCCGATCCGGACGCTGCTCGAACCCGCGATCGCCGCCTCCGACCGCCGCGACGAACCCGGGTCCGACCGCCCGGACGCCGCCCTGCTGGGCTACCGCCTCCGCAAGCTCGTCGCCCTGCACGTCGCGCGGACGCCCGCTCCCCCGGTGGACCGCGCCGTGCGTGCCGCCGTGGCCAAGCGTGGTCGTCTGCTCGCCGGGGCCGACTGGGAACAGCTGCTCACCGGCGGCCCGACCGAGGTCAGCGACGACGACCTCCGCGCGGTCGCCGAGTTCTTCGACGTGCCGGCCGAGTACCTGCTCCGCGTCGCGATGCCCGGCATCGTCGACGTCCTCGACGCCCGGCTGGAGGTCGAGACGGCCCTGGCCGAGACCGGTGTCGGGATCGCGGCACGGTCGGTGAACGCCGCGTCCCCCGCGGAGCTGCTCGCCATCGCCGAGGCCATCCGGACGGCGGCGCCGACCGAGCGGGGCTCGCGGTGA
- a CDS encoding alpha/beta hydrolase — translation MGVIGTTAGAVAAVGIAAVTAAGVVVARKAVHPRPKRTVTVLEVGPTSITVPSDEQTRCPGVYRVYFDDAQRSVLVGDVVADDGERVTRVVLDGQEARPAPGDALTWSGYLLDTPAAVSSVAEEVVVSGDDGDRRAWFFPVPDATTWAIHVHGIHSGRQAILRAVPDTLAAGMSSLVIGYRGDVEDDRGLPATFGTDEWHDLDAAMRYAVDHGADRLVLVGWSMGATIAMHAANDSALRDRVDAMVLVCPALDWFAALGSGARKAGFPGFLGALGAVALTVPGLARLAGLRKPIPFRLMRPTAPAGVPMLLLHSVGDRDVPIEASRRFVAQTGAQATLVEVPPCPHGSEMNRDPELFHDAVARFLTRTGALSEDAAVHG, via the coding sequence ATGGGTGTGATCGGGACGACGGCCGGTGCCGTCGCGGCGGTCGGGATCGCGGCGGTGACGGCAGCGGGGGTCGTGGTCGCCCGCAAGGCGGTGCACCCGCGGCCGAAGCGGACGGTGACCGTCCTCGAGGTGGGGCCGACGAGCATCACGGTGCCGTCCGACGAGCAGACGCGCTGCCCCGGCGTCTACCGCGTCTACTTCGACGACGCGCAGCGCAGCGTCCTGGTCGGGGACGTGGTCGCCGACGACGGCGAGCGCGTCACCCGCGTGGTCCTCGACGGCCAGGAGGCCCGCCCCGCGCCCGGCGACGCCCTCACCTGGAGCGGGTACCTCCTCGACACCCCCGCGGCGGTGTCGTCGGTCGCCGAGGAGGTCGTGGTCAGCGGTGACGACGGCGACCGACGGGCCTGGTTCTTCCCGGTGCCCGACGCGACGACGTGGGCGATCCACGTGCACGGCATCCACTCGGGGCGCCAGGCGATCCTCCGCGCGGTGCCGGACACGCTCGCCGCGGGCATGAGCTCGCTCGTGATTGGCTACCGGGGCGACGTCGAGGACGACCGCGGGCTGCCGGCCACCTTCGGCACCGACGAGTGGCACGACCTGGACGCCGCGATGCGGTACGCCGTCGACCACGGCGCGGATCGGCTCGTCCTGGTCGGGTGGTCCATGGGGGCGACGATCGCGATGCACGCCGCCAACGACTCCGCGCTCCGGGACCGCGTCGACGCGATGGTGCTGGTGTGCCCGGCGCTCGACTGGTTCGCGGCGCTCGGCTCGGGAGCACGCAAGGCCGGCTTCCCGGGCTTCCTCGGGGCGCTCGGGGCCGTCGCGCTCACCGTCCCCGGCCTGGCACGGCTGGCGGGCCTGCGGAAGCCGATCCCGTTCCGGTTGATGCGTCCGACGGCGCCGGCGGGCGTGCCGATGCTCCTGCTCCACAGCGTCGGCGACCGGGACGTGCCGATCGAGGCGTCCCGGCGTTTCGTCGCGCAGACGGGCGCGCAGGCCACCCTGGTCGAGGTCCCGCCCTGCCCGCACGGCAGCGAGATGAACCGGGACCCCGAGCTGTTCCACGACGCCGTGGCACGGTTCCTCACCCGAACGGGTGCCCTATCCGAGGACGCTGCCGTACACGGATAG
- a CDS encoding alpha/beta hydrolase has translation MPTFSAARGDSSFTDAHGVEIVYSTWRAGRPKGIVQIVHGVGEHGLRYEPLAQDLVRAGWTVHANDQRGHGRTGLAQWDGDHGKLGRLGPGGLRAAIAAVEQMTTVALAEDPGLPVVLLGHSWGSLMAQRILNTASERYAGVVLSATALRLPGFMNGGDLNRRHAASGPTTHEWLTRDRAVIDAVGLDPLAVEADVLGLFGLPDTLRLLGLPRRRIPNDLPVLLQVGSEDSLGGPRSVGLLARAYRRRGGLTDVTVRVYEGARHEVYNETNRDEVVADLVRWLDTSVAPV, from the coding sequence GTGCCCACCTTCTCAGCCGCCCGGGGAGACTCCTCATTCACCGACGCCCATGGAGTCGAGATCGTCTACTCGACCTGGCGTGCCGGTCGGCCGAAGGGCATCGTGCAGATCGTCCACGGTGTGGGGGAGCACGGGCTGCGCTACGAGCCGCTCGCGCAGGACCTCGTCCGCGCCGGGTGGACGGTGCACGCGAACGACCAGCGCGGGCACGGCCGGACCGGGCTCGCGCAGTGGGACGGTGACCACGGCAAGCTCGGGCGGCTCGGACCCGGCGGGCTCCGGGCGGCGATCGCGGCCGTCGAGCAGATGACGACCGTCGCGCTCGCCGAGGACCCCGGTCTGCCCGTCGTGCTCCTCGGGCACTCGTGGGGCTCCCTGATGGCGCAGCGGATCCTCAACACCGCCTCCGAGCGGTACGCCGGCGTCGTCCTCTCCGCGACCGCACTGCGCCTGCCCGGGTTCATGAACGGCGGCGACCTGAACCGGCGGCACGCGGCCTCCGGGCCGACGACGCACGAGTGGCTGACCCGCGACCGCGCCGTGATCGACGCCGTCGGGCTCGACCCGCTGGCCGTCGAGGCGGACGTGCTCGGGCTGTTCGGCCTGCCGGACACGCTCCGACTGCTCGGCCTGCCGCGTCGACGCATCCCGAACGACCTGCCGGTGCTGCTGCAGGTCGGGTCGGAGGACTCCCTCGGCGGACCCCGCTCCGTCGGCCTGCTGGCCCGGGCCTACCGGCGACGCGGCGGCCTGACCGACGTGACCGTCCGGGTCTACGAGGGAGCGCGGCACGAGGTCTACAACGAGACGAACCGCGACGAGGTGGTCGCCGACCTCGTCCGGTGGCTCGACACGTCGGTCGCTCCGGTCTGA